A genomic window from Cryomorphaceae bacterium includes:
- a CDS encoding citrate synthase — protein MSETAKLILDGQTYELPIVEGTEKEKAIDISKLRATTGYITLDSGYKNTGATVSKITFLDGEKGILHYRGYPIEQLAEKASFLEVAYLLIYGDLPNKEQMEFFENSITHHTLVHEDLRRIFEAFPTGAHPMGVLSAMLASLSTYYPEAQNPNRSVEAIDLTMHRLIAKIPTLAAQAYKSSLGQPTIYPKNSLGYTENFLNMMFAMPTFDYEVDPVVADAMNKLLILHADHEQNCSTSTVRIVGSSQANLYSSISAGVAALWGPLHGGANQAVIEMLEMIKADGGNIDRWIDRAKDKNDSFRLMGFGHRVYKNFDPRARIIKKACDDVLNKLGISDPVLEIAKKLEEHALKDEYFVDRQLYPNVDFYSGIIYRAIGIPTEMFTVMFAIGRLPGWIAQWKEMIERGEPIGRPRQIYNGSVDRQYKPIEQR, from the coding sequence CCCATTGTAGAGGGAACTGAAAAAGAAAAGGCCATTGATATCAGTAAGTTAAGAGCCACTACCGGGTACATTACCCTGGATTCAGGATACAAGAACACAGGTGCCACCGTGAGCAAAATCACCTTCCTGGATGGTGAAAAAGGAATCCTACATTATCGCGGCTATCCCATCGAGCAACTCGCCGAAAAAGCATCTTTTCTGGAAGTAGCCTACCTTTTGATTTACGGTGATCTTCCGAACAAGGAGCAAATGGAGTTCTTTGAGAACAGTATAACGCATCACACCCTGGTTCACGAAGACCTTCGGCGCATTTTTGAGGCATTCCCCACCGGCGCACACCCCATGGGTGTTCTATCAGCTATGTTGGCATCGCTCTCAACCTACTACCCCGAGGCGCAAAACCCCAATCGCTCGGTAGAGGCTATTGACCTCACCATGCACCGCCTGATTGCCAAAATACCCACACTGGCGGCCCAGGCATACAAAAGCTCTTTGGGGCAGCCCACCATTTACCCAAAAAATTCGTTGGGCTACACCGAAAACTTCCTGAACATGATGTTTGCCATGCCTACCTTCGATTACGAGGTAGATCCCGTGGTGGCCGACGCCATGAACAAACTTCTGATTCTGCACGCCGATCACGAACAAAACTGCTCTACGTCCACTGTTCGAATTGTGGGATCATCGCAGGCAAACCTCTACTCTTCTATTTCTGCAGGGGTTGCAGCACTCTGGGGCCCGCTCCACGGAGGTGCCAACCAGGCGGTAATCGAAATGCTCGAAATGATTAAGGCCGACGGCGGAAATATTGACCGCTGGATTGATCGAGCCAAAGACAAGAACGACAGCTTCCGACTGATGGGCTTCGGACACCGCGTGTACAAAAACTTCGACCCGCGGGCTCGCATCATCAAAAAAGCCTGCGACGACGTATTGAACAAATTGGGCATCTCCGACCCGGTACTGGAAATTGCCAAGAAACTAGAAGAGCACGCACTGAAAGACGAGTACTTTGTAGATCGTCAACTGTACCCCAACGTAGATTTCTACTCAGGTATCATCTACCGCGCCATTGGTATCCCCACCGAAATGTTTACCGTAATGTTTGCCATCGGACGTTTACCCGGATGGATTGCCCAGTGGAAAGAAATGATTGAACGCGGCGAGCCGATAGGACGTCCCCGCCAGATATACAACGGTTCAGTAGATCGTCAGTACAAGCCGATTGAGCAGCGCTAA